The Malus sylvestris chromosome 3, drMalSylv7.2, whole genome shotgun sequence genomic sequence GAACATGTCCTAATGGATACGAAAATCTCTTTTGAACTTATCTGCTCTGTTCCCTTTTACGTTTTTATATAAACTTTAGTTTTGGTCAATTAATCCTCACTTGGCCATCATGACTTTGACGAACTCCTCATAGTTGATCTGCCCATCACCATCCACATCAGCCTCACGAATCATCTCATCCACTTCCTCATCTGTCAGCTTCTCGCCTAGATTTGTCATAACATGACGAAGCTCAGCGGCAGAAATGAAGCCATTCTGGTCCTTATCGAACACTCGGAAAGCTTCCTTGAGCTCCTCCTCAGAATCTGTGTCCTTCATCTTCCGGGCCATCAGGTTAAGGAACTCTGGGAAATCAATGGTCCCATTCCCATCAGCATCAACCTCATTGATCATATCCTGAAGCTCAGCTTCAGTGGGGTTCTGCCCAAGTGAACGCATAACAGTCCCCAACTCCTTTGTAGTGATACAACCTGCgtaaaaatttaaacaaacatTACGGTGGAATCCAACAAAGAAATTGGTAATAGTGCTTCAGACACATAACTGTAGCCGGGCATACCAACACAAGAAAACCACTGTTCTCCCCCTAACATTCACTCCAATACATTAAACTGTTACTACTGTTGAGGGAATTCCGTCtaaattggaaaaagaaaagcacACACATGAACTAAGACTATCACATTTCAATCAAACAACGCTTAACAATTTCAATATTGCAGACAACATAAACAAGGCAAACAATAAAaagcaaaacattcatccagATTTCCAAATTCCATATCAAAATAtcacaaaagaaaagacaaagtcAATTCACAATAGtccaacccaaaaccacccaaCCATACGAGTAAAGGATTgataacatttatagatgcacttCAAACTCTGACTCCtaactagaaaaagaaaatactcaAATACCATTGTAAACACGAATTttcaatttcgatgtctacaaccATTAAGATGGTAAAGGCTAGAAAATGCCACAAGACCAAAATACGATTgtcaaataagaaaaaaaagtcaCTATACGATGTTAGGAAGATTCGACGACTCAGATAATACTTACAGATTTCAAAAAGTAACATATAAATCCAAGGATCAAACATACTTGTAGGGTAATAAAAACTGATTCGTCTAAGTATAAAGCTAAGAAGGAGAAATATACGGAGACGTCAAACAGTTGCGTGCTTGCAAAATCTGAAAACTGTGAACTGAtacaaaaattgttcaaaatcaaaagtaaatTCACAGATTTcttcaaaccctaaaccctgaaGAAGAGTTTGGCACAAAAATCTGCATTTCATGCTATTATTAGACGACAGAAACATACAGTAAAtcgttttatatttatataactCTGTATTTTCTTATGTATATATCATGTAACATTGCCTTGTGATCCCAATACCAGAAAAATTAATTGTGCAAACAAGGGGAAACGAAACATCAGACATGTACCGAATCGACAAGCGGAATGCACAAATCATCCATCTATTTAAATTCGAACGATCGAATCTAACAGCATGATCTTATCCTAAACGATCAAAAAGCACTCGGAGAATGATAAATCGAATCAATTGCTGAAAAACCCTCGATCAATCACAAATTTTCACAAGCACAAACGAAATTTCGATGCAATAACAGCATTAGATCCAAATATCATAGATTAGTTAGGCATAATAAGAACAAAGAGGAAagggaaaaaagagagaaaaagagggaTCTGAGAAAGGAGACCATCGCCGTCCTTGTCGAATAGGCTGAAAGCCTCCTTGAACTCAGAGATCTGGTCGTCGGTGAGCTGATCGGCCATCGTTGAGAGCGTTTGGCTTCCGAGAAAATCACAGAGAAATTGtccaaaggaaaaaaaggaaaatatgtcTCTGCGTTTCGAATGTGGAAAAATGGGAAGAGACGGGTAGCCTTTATATATCAAAAGGAAGAGTGGTGATCCATCGGCATCTGATTCTCTCTCATCCGCACGTATACTTTCTCTTCGATTCGAAACTaaatttttacttcaaatttgcaaaccatatcatgtatttaataaaaaataaacaaattaattattatttaaataataatttaattatcaacaaTCGTAttgtataatttataaattaaattttagtgttattagcattactttaaataataatattaataaaagaaaaatatattatataaaataaaataaacacaaaaaaatcaatcacATGTGCAAACTACAATGTAAGATGGATGGAGACTAATCCCCTTTCTAATGCAATCACGTACCATATGAGATAATAGAGTATTTTTGACTCACAAATAAAAGATACGCCAAAACAGAACTGGTTACTTCAAGAAATGCATATATTCAAACTTGGACTGGGAGTTCCAAACCTTTGCTTGCTTTCCACTAGACTAACCCCTTAGAGCACATCTCCACTAGTTAGTGAAAGGTAAGGGCAACAGTGGGCATGTAAGTTGTCCTTGATATTCACTGTAAATAGTACATGCCTTTGTGTAACTCCACTAGTTTGAAAAGGACAGTACTATtcacaatttttatttaaatttttttatgctttgaaaataaaaagattgttcaaaatatagaagattgtttttttttttatgctttgaaaataaaatgcttgtttaatttttttatgctttcaatacaaaacaaaagcacAACATTACAATAAACataattaatttaagaaaagaaaagaatttaaatagtgaaaaataaatatagaagATTGTGGTGAAAATGAATAGAGTTGTGatggaaaatgaagaagatagtTGGGTATTTATAAAAcaacaatataaaaaaaatctaatttttgctatattttttttataattttttttctatttctttatgattttttttctttttttataaagttttttAATGTTGGATTAATCCTGCCATTGATTTTCAAATTGATTTGAAATTGGACGCATCAGATTGCGCCACATGGCACAACACTAATATTTCCTCACATTCTGATTGAATCCCCCTATAGAGGGGCCAGTCAAATGATAATGAGGCTGGCCCTTCGGTTGTACATGACTTCCTAAAAATGTAATGGGGCAAATGATAATGAGGCTGGCCCTTCGATTGGACACGACTTCCTAAAAAAGTATAGTGGTTTCCCTGACTTGGAAGATTGGGACTTTGACCCTTACTAGttgatgataggagcatatttatgcaacttagttagcttgtttcttggcatttacttagtttaattctagttattttagtactttaagctattttcgtgtgtttgtaggttcaaataacaaagttagcaacaaagtggtatttggagcattttggagcatttttgggccaagattggatagtgcaagcatggagacatgaggatggacgtttttgaagatttgaaggctagaaatcagcatatgtgtgtgcaagtgtgttgacctacaactacaaacatccatccactacacccattacatccacttattaccaaacatccatctactacacccattacatccactcattaccacaacatacaccactaccaccttaattagatggtggtcctctccctagcctataaatacatccacccttcaccataacaaaaaatcagaaaaaatccatccaaagacactacattcacatctcacaactccatacacttacactttcattccttggccgtgagcaccatccattcatccattcatttcccatatatctcaaaacacaactccatacactcccttcccttggccgagacattcaccaatcctaaatacattcataacctttccatatatccatacacatccttagacacttgtgctgcaacaaggtggtgaaaacgaaggtccttggcgtttcaagcttcaaactttggagcgttttaggtgtacttcgttcttgctttcaatgtctactttgttattttctgattttgttgcaattatgagtaactaaaccccccttagctagggcgaattcgaaaccatgttcatgcttgcaatatgatttgattactttcagttgtgattcataagttgtgaattcaatctacttatccatttgaattaaaactgatttatgtgtgttggttgaaagtgcacgcttaattttcatgcataaatctgatgctaggatataagggagtttcacctaatcgttgtgaacttatattcacaagtagtgaaggttgctcgtcacaaccatgttaagtaaattcttggcataagtttcatgcaattcatagttacaagtgtttcatcaatgcttatgattttcataaaacttaatgattcttgcttgtatctctattatgcaattcatgtagggaacttgtagggaatgctttgggttgttgtatgcaatcatccaattaaatgaaattaggaaaatctgagggttaattagtgcaattcacagttaatctggggcgttgagaattcgtagtttattgaaaagcaactggaaattgttttgtttgcaagtgtgtcatgtgtggaaagAACcacctagctagccttccatccattcaatttactcaaattcgtgcagatttcattagttctttaatttacttgttttgttttcaatttcgtcaaaaccaaaaccccctttaccttgttgagtcatattagttagaaattgatttagtttgtgtttttaagtatttcgaaccaagttaaaaccaaaattcgtccaaaagtgtgttagagtctaaatctgcccagtttgtgtttttaggcagatttgagcatttttagcttgttttgagttctttgagttggttttgaattctttgagtctagtttagtgttttaactttgtttatatgtttttaagtcagtttagaggttattagcaaacccttctaatccccggtccagaacgatccatacttacattctttactacaattgatacaagaaggtttaatttgtgtgttaagtaaattagCATCAGTTGAAACGGCCATGATCGGATTCGTAAAGGTCAGGCAACGGGTGTCACCGACTAGACTTCAATTTGAAGTTTGATTGGCCCGACTCGTCGCACTAGGATTGAGGAGACTTGGATCTAGGTAAGCTCATCCAACAGCTTTAAATGGAGCCATGTGTCCCTACCGTTGGAAATATCTGACTCCACTGTTGCATCAGGGCCCATGTTGCAGGCTTGTCTACCACTCGCCCACAGTCGCGCATGCGTTACACGTGTCTGCCAGAAAGTGCAATGACGTCAACTTGCCTAAAGGTAATAGGTCAGCACACccattgacacaccccgacccagaatgtccacctagactccgaatcgagttgtgttggcAGACACCataaaggtgacgaagccataaggtGTAGGGATgtgtaaaatgtgaataaatttaaacctaaaagtgactaaATGCAAGAGTGTACATGTGAGCAGGATTGAACCccattcacacgtgatgtcagagcataagtaaagtacagtaaaggtAGGATAATAATTATTCCATTGAAGGTAATCTCATGTACCcacatttgccaagaatcctcgttgaCACGAAAGCTTTGCCACTAAAACCTAGAGTGGCGAacaacaagggtgagtgggcctaaaaaaaaaaaaaacctttgcaaaaccttttcgaaaacataataaccccctcgccgtaaaacaagtatactTTCCAAATataacatactacgtataatATGGAAATACTTATTGTAGCCAGCAATATCACAAGAATGCAATACATCACAATATTTCATAAATGAACACATAACGTCTAGTAATCACATAATCTCACATAAACAAACATATCATAacgagtgctcatcgacatatgtTGACACGCaagttcatgcagagatattctgacatgaacaagaCTGGGTGAAAGAATGATTTACGCTATAGTACaacaatcatgtgaagactggcgTTATGCGCATCATATACGAgccctaattgcctatagcaatctaggactgGATTGGCACcgacaatggatccaaagtgagcatacgatgcgatgtgaacatacacgtgaagactggccctggcctaggcgagtactaacaccaatGTAGCACACGATGAGCAAATAGCTCAAATATGATCATGCAACACTAAACAGATAATTCTAGTCGACATAATGTTATTCATGGCCATAAATATGATTAAGACATCCCATAATAATACGCATACctgtgcatcccgtaggatgTAGCATAATTTCCTAATTTCCGTCAATGAGCTAATTCTTATAAACGTTAATCTAATGTAGACATAACGTAGAAAattctttataaaaaatataaagtaaatatataatatttaaaagcaaAGATCCATTCACAAAGCATGTCGTTGGGTCAAACCCGCCTTGCAGGCACCAAAAATCATTACGATGCGTTTTGTTGAAGTTCCTTtcaagtgcaaatataaggatagtatagCAGCACAACTAAAGGTGTCGAACCACAGGGACTGAGAAACAACTTAGTAAAACCTTTTACTCTTACAAATTAGCATTAGTTAAAGACTCCTATAGGGGGTTTGAgtaattttggaaaagaaataaagacataaagaaaaaggaaaaattagaactatttaaaaataaacctaAGACATGAAATCTGACTTAAAATGAGCTAGGGCCTTCCCCTAAACATTCATGAATCAATGAGATGGTCTTTTAACTTATCCATTTCAAATGCACAACTAAGATGTTCACATATCTAGCATGGCATATAACTAGATTGTATGAATCCTCACTTTATTTGCATGTTAGATGCATGGCATATAtataaaacttatatttataggtGTAACCTAACATGGCATATACTCAGATTTAGCACCTAGAAACTCATTAAGAACGAAGTGGAttatgaacatcacatgaacccTAAAACATGGCATTTTTCCTAGATTTTCATGGAATCAGCTTACATGATTAGTTCTGAACCTAACCATATGTTGTTAAGGAATGAAAGAGGATATGGTAGTCATCCTTATCATTCTCAATAGAAAGCAAACATAAACAAGGTAGCTAAGCTTGAAAATATGTGCTTGAAATGATTgaaacataaaactaattgtagcttgcaaatgaaattgataaactaAAACTACATCATAACATTAATTCAATCATGTCTAGAGCTTCAAAATAGCCCTAAGTAtccataaaaacaaaacacataaAAAGTCAGGAAAGCTAGAACCTAGAAAACGGCTCAAGGTTGAAGACTTCTGCTCTCTCTTCAGATTCTCCTCCTTCTGTTGAGTATTTGTCTCCTATTAAAAGGCTTAGGACTTATCTAACATCTGAAACTCTCATTATAGCTCATAACAACCAACATCTAGTATATGAGTAACTGAAAACTAGCTGTTATCAGAATTCGTAACTAAACATCTTTTCTTTATTCTATCATAACTTCTTGTCGAAACCTCCAAATCATAAGATGTAAAGACCATCAGAAAGAAGACTTCCAGGGTTTTCCAACCATATATGGCCTATTTTCTAATTCGTTTTGAGCACTTCGGGGCAAAGCTCGTAAGTTGGCCGTTCTGCAAGGGCCTTTTCTGGCGGATCCTTGTGGGCTATAGTTTGGTCTTGGGCGAGTTGGGCTTCAAACTATCCTTTCTAGGCTCTTAAGATATTCAAAATAAGATGATTTCATCAAGCCCTTACTTTCATcatgaaatacaatacaaacaacaaaatacCTTGTGATGCATAGAGATTTTAAGTCAAAAACCTAAGTAAAAGAGGGCGTAAAAGTATAACTTTATGCACTCAACACGTTTCACCTAGAAATGAAATCATTTACATGAATAtataatgtaataatgtaactAATCATTTTCGTACAAAGTATTGCTAATAAATGAACTATTTTAAAATGATCGAATTTCGAAAAATAGAGAGTGGATTCGAATTTGACACGTTGAGAAACCTAAGGAGATACCTCTTCTTCCTACAATGCAATACGTCAcaatattttgtaaataaacacataacGTCTAGTAATCACATAATCTCACATAAACAAACATATCATAatgagtgctcatcgacatatgcttacacacgagttcatgtagagatattttgacatgaacaagactgggtgtaataattgtggagcaaaaaataatcaagaaaaatatggagacGACATGTGGACTTTTGGGTGAGAAAGACAAAATTAGCCTTGAAGAACACCTTTACTCCCATGCGCATGCAACGAACAATAACGACTCAATCGAGGTCAaatgtgatcaaaatggtattcttTTAAACCTTTTTATCATTCCTCAACAaacccacaaggtaactcccaattatcttttcaaattgggattaattacctaaattaattaattatctaattaattgattaactaCTTAAAGTAatttcaagatattatttccataatatcttgcaatcaatcCCACAAAACAACCAAATGTGGCCGGTCCTAATTCTCCTAATAGGGCCCACCACACCCTTATATATAGcccctcattttctccaaaacataAGTCTAATTCTCTTCTAAAATTCCCTaaatttctctaaacactttcccctcaaattctaactttggcattagagaatctttggccaaagcgccccccccccaattcatcgtgggcgcgtgacgctattggcattgatcttaggtgtttattgttttgcaggtgcattttcgtccaagaagaagaaagcggaaatttgcatccataaattggtgctttcattgagagtcttgATTCACACGCTCGAAAAAGACTCTTGTATTCAAGGTTTCTAATTTTTGTTCATTCGTAGATTTTTCATGCGTTCTCATTCCTAGAATTTTTTATGCAAAAATTCTTTGAATAAATGtcaaagaaaagtacaatgacaaGAAATTCGGAAACCATGACGAACGAAACTTCCTATGTTCAAGGATTTGGACCACAACAATCCACAAGGCTCAACGCAACGGCGAGTGGAACGGCACTACCCCTATGGGGCACCACCATGGCAGCCACTGTGGTAACTCACAGCGAGATCCGAGCCCAATGAGCAGACCTCACCTTATGGCCGCAAGCTCGGGCCCATGCCACCTTGCAACATCGAGCTCAAGCTAGCGCTACAAAAGAACCCAGCTCGGCCCAACGTAAGAAGGCCCAAGTTGAGCAAGCCCAGAATCAAGCAGCCACGGTAGGAGCACCGGCCCAGACCTCGAGGGCCTAAGGTTATCACGAGCCCAGTTCACTCCAAGGTTGAGCCCAAGACCATGGGGCATAAGCCGTGCCACATCAAGCTTCAAGGGCCAAAGCCCAGGATGAGCTGACCCGAGCCACGACCTGCCCCGAGCCCAACAGACACCCGATCCAAGCCCTGGCCTAACTCCTATGTTTGTGGCATGTGGAGCAGCCAACTCTTGTGGCTTCCCAAGCAACCTAAATTGGCCCAAGAACGGTTCAGCCATCTCAGCTTCAGATTTTTGGACTGACGATTGAACTGAGGGCATTTTCACCTAATTTCTCggcagatttgacatttcccaactcaaatcttacGCCTGAAGTTTATTACATTTTTGCTACTTAACGAGACACATACCGTCCAAGcttttccaacccaaatggcaaACAACACGTgtcccgacaagtcatagagttgacaaacGTCTTTGTATagtagacgaccttggtgaGTCATCTCTTACAGCGCACCGAGATGCAACATGCCCCAAACGAGGTGTCTCGAAGTAAGACAAAGGCAAACGATGAACCTTTCCAACAGCGTCCCGGCAAGTAGCGACTTCTCCAGACATAAACTAAGCGTTATGGCTGTGTACATTCCTACTAAGCCCCCAAGATAGCATATACTATCATCTTAGCGCAaagaggagcgtgcactcttgGTTAGGGTTACATTCCGTTAATCAACATGAGAAACTTTCTaggcaaagtgttcattcgaGGCTAGGCCCGCAAGGAACATattccacctcacatcagagtaagTAGCACAATGGACAGAGAGAAGTAGTCACTTAATTTGGCTCAAGTTCAATCGGCAGCTTGCGAAGAACTCGTTCACTTGCTAGAAACGTATCGCATACACTGAAATTGTGGCATAGACAAGCTGAACACATAGAAGAGTAGCCTAGACCAGCAGGTCACAACTGGGGGCAGctgagagctccgctaccccaacaaaggcaaattcaggaagaagtagagaggctCTTGACTAAGAGATTGTGTGATTTCCAATGCAATAAGGTCATCGATGAGGCACTGCAacgagacatgaccaacataagaaTGTCACCCTTCATGGATGAGATTGAGCAGGCAAAGTCTCCACCCAAGTTCAGcattgataggattaaaagcacaccacaaagtagcacacaaatgtcctattgattttccttattaacactaagatttgtcaattgtagcatatgaaaaaaagggtctttcccgcagaagattgttttatctaactacctaaaatgtcacaaaaactgggttgctgtccctactgaccagccaccgaaaaataattattagaccgacttatacttatctaaagtctacgaaattttatatgcagatactagacacacaaagctacactcacacaaatatttgggatttttggagttgatttgctatttaaattaaatcgaacaaaaacaggatagaaacaaattttaagtagttcacaaattaagaaaaacgaattaggggtattgctatccaccaccaaataatcatgcaaacatgttatgtttcattcaaatttcttttatttccggatgaagatgctcaagttggctcaatgttagaactcaacctattactctttcttacgtagtatgttaagagaatggcgttttcaacttaacttagtccctagcatgcaatctagaatggcgtgttcatagatttaacaagtagaaatcattaagaacgaaaagagtttgagtcatcacaaggcatcgtaagtactggcgttgtcttactcatcctagaaattggttcacatgttaatcgcaattaacaagtactactttagaacatatgtaggtcctcattcaacaagggcaggcacacacatattcatagcattagaatcctagatatgcttactatgtatgcatccatagaaaacaaataaagaattcatcaatgagacaagtagtgaaccaagtttcatccattcataaaagtaattcaacgaaatgtcataacaaaattgcaatcatattcggggcttcaaaacagcccctaacttctaaaaaattagttacacatagttctcaaaataaaccaaaagaaagacatgagtttgagaagataaaaccgagagaagagaatgccaagatttcctccttcctttccttcctttctcaacGCAGCTGCCTTgtcctctttccttcctttccttctttttttttctatcttttttttcCTCTAAAGAACTCTCTTTTGCTGCTGCAACCTGCAGCCTT encodes the following:
- the LOC126615824 gene encoding calmodulin-7, which produces MADQLTDDQISEFKEAFSLFDKDGDGCITTKELGTVMRSLGQNPTEAELQDMINEVDADGNGTIDFPEFLNLMARKMKDTDSEEELKEAFRVFDKDQNGFISAAELRHVMTNLGEKLTDEEVDEMIREADVDGDGQINYEEFVKVMMAK